From Vibrio fortis, a single genomic window includes:
- the rnb gene encoding exoribonuclease II, producing the protein MFQDNPLLAQLKQQIQETLPKKEGTIKATEKGFGFLEVDSKTSYFIPPPYMKKCIHGDKVVAIIRTEKEREVAEPEELVEQGLTRFIARVKLFKGRLNVVPDHPQLKKLQLKAKAKKGLNPETLKEGDWVVAHIIQHPLKGDTGFLAQISEKITDADDKIAPWWVTLAQNDLPNSEPEGIDNWQINDDADLERIDMTHVPFVTIDGESTKDMDDALYAKKNENGDFELTIAIADPTAYISPDDEMDKVARDRGFTIYLPGRNIPMLPRDLADNLCSLIENEERPALCCTVTVSKDGVIGDDIKFFAANIKSHARLAYDNVSDWLETGASEKWQPSEEIAAIVTDLHEFAKARSAWRSANAVVFPDRPDYRFELSEDNDVVAIHADMRRSANKLVEEAMISANICAGRVLKESFNQGVFNCHAGFKADKLADVLELVNPQAETPYTEEQIASLEGFAALRRWLGSLESNYYDNRIRKFQAYSEISNEPAPHYAMGLDIYATWTSPIRKYGDMINHRMLKAHILGKAPIQTPDETVGEELALHRRHHGMAERNVGDWLYARTLANAPAEETRFQAEIFDINRAGMRVRLLENGAAAFIPGSLILDNKERIECNGDMGTVSIDKEMVYRLGDVLEVVLSEVNQENRSLVAKPTQVFADQPSKEEEASEQTS; encoded by the coding sequence ATGTTTCAAGATAACCCTCTACTCGCTCAGCTAAAACAGCAAATCCAAGAAACACTTCCTAAAAAGGAAGGTACAATCAAAGCAACAGAAAAAGGCTTTGGTTTTCTAGAAGTAGATAGCAAAACTAGCTACTTCATCCCGCCACCGTACATGAAGAAGTGTATTCACGGTGACAAAGTGGTCGCGATCATCCGTACTGAAAAAGAACGTGAAGTCGCAGAGCCAGAAGAGCTAGTAGAACAAGGTCTTACTCGATTTATCGCTCGCGTTAAGCTTTTCAAAGGCCGCCTTAACGTTGTACCCGATCACCCACAGCTCAAAAAGCTACAACTAAAAGCCAAAGCGAAGAAGGGTCTAAACCCAGAAACGCTAAAAGAAGGCGATTGGGTTGTTGCTCACATCATCCAACACCCATTAAAAGGCGATACCGGCTTCCTCGCACAGATCTCTGAGAAGATCACCGATGCTGATGACAAAATCGCACCTTGGTGGGTAACGCTTGCTCAAAACGATCTACCGAACAGTGAGCCTGAAGGCATCGACAACTGGCAGATCAACGATGACGCTGACTTAGAGCGTATCGACATGACGCACGTACCATTCGTTACCATCGATGGTGAAAGCACCAAAGATATGGATGATGCGCTGTACGCGAAGAAAAATGAGAATGGCGATTTTGAACTGACGATTGCGATTGCGGATCCAACAGCTTACATCTCACCTGACGACGAAATGGATAAGGTCGCACGCGATCGCGGCTTCACGATCTATCTACCAGGCCGTAACATTCCAATGCTGCCACGTGACCTTGCAGACAACCTATGCTCGCTGATCGAAAACGAAGAGCGCCCAGCGCTTTGCTGTACTGTGACTGTATCGAAAGACGGTGTTATTGGCGATGACATTAAATTCTTCGCAGCTAACATCAAGTCTCACGCTCGCCTGGCATACGACAACGTGTCTGACTGGTTAGAAACTGGGGCATCAGAGAAGTGGCAACCAAGCGAAGAGATCGCAGCAATTGTAACTGACCTTCATGAGTTTGCTAAGGCTCGCTCTGCTTGGCGCTCAGCAAATGCTGTCGTATTCCCAGACCGCCCTGACTACCGCTTTGAACTGAGTGAAGATAACGACGTCGTAGCGATTCACGCTGACATGCGCCGTAGTGCGAACAAACTAGTTGAAGAAGCAATGATTAGCGCGAATATCTGTGCTGGTCGTGTGCTAAAAGAGAGCTTCAACCAAGGTGTATTTAACTGTCATGCTGGCTTCAAAGCAGACAAACTGGCAGACGTGCTTGAACTGGTAAACCCGCAAGCAGAAACACCTTATACAGAAGAGCAAATCGCATCACTTGAAGGCTTTGCAGCTCTGCGTCGTTGGTTAGGTTCACTTGAGAGCAACTACTACGACAATCGTATTCGTAAGTTCCAAGCATACAGCGAGATCAGCAATGAGCCTGCACCGCATTATGCGATGGGCCTAGATATCTACGCGACTTGGACATCTCCAATCCGTAAATACGGCGACATGATTAACCACCGTATGCTGAAAGCACATATTCTGGGCAAAGCACCAATTCAAACACCAGACGAAACTGTCGGTGAAGAGCTGGCATTGCATCGCCGTCACCACGGTATGGCAGAGCGCAATGTTGGCGATTGGCTATATGCTCGTACACTTGCCAATGCACCAGCGGAAGAAACGCGTTTCCAAGCCGAGATCTTCGACATCAACCGTGCAGGTATGCGTGTACGCCTACTAGAGAACGGCGCAGCGGCATTCATTCCAGGCTCTCTCATTCTTGATAATAAAGAAAGAATTGAGTGCAATGGTGATATGGGTACTGTATCTATCGATAAAGAAATGGTATACAGACTGGGAGACGTATTAGAAGTCGTTCTCTCTGAGGTTAACCAAGAAAACCGCAGCTTAGTCGCTAAGCCAACTCAAGTCTTTGCTGACCAACCAAGCAAAGAGGAAGAAGCGAGCGAACAAACAAGCTAA
- a CDS encoding DEAD/DEAH box helicase, protein MSESVIQFNELALNENILSALDSMGFVSPTPIQAAAIPLLLEGKDALGKAQTGTGKTAAFSLPLLNKINLNQHKPQAIIMAPTRELAIQVAAEIKNLGRDIKGLKVIEIYGGASIVDQMRALSRGAHIVVGTPGRVKDLLTRDRLHLDEAHTFVLDEADEMLKMGFVDDVTWILEQAPESAQRVLFSATMPPMVKTIVDRYLRNPAKVDVAGTNHTVDKVAQNFWVVKGVEKDEAMSRLLETEETDASIVFVRTRQDTERLADWLSARGFKAAALHGDIPQSLRERTVDHIKEGVIDILVATDVVARGLDVPRITHVFNYDIPFDVESYIHRIGRTGRAGRKGKAILLVRTNQIRMLRTIERVTKSSMEEIQLPLRDKVAEARLAKLGAELEAEKEHKSLENFAELVAKLQENLEIDPTTLAAMLLKRQQGKRPLFYIGEDPMIAAIERDKNRRKERRENRDRDGGRGGRDFSNQDWDTYQLQVGREQGVQVKDIVGALANELGLTKGSIGAIKLDQGSTYVQLPKAMNSETAGKLSKLRIRQKEAGAVVVDFNDFREPRRGGGRDGNRGGRDGGRGGYRGNRDGNREGGRGGYRGNRDGNRDGNREGGRDGERRFDRNRGGDHRGNYRGERGHGNGNGGRGRRNDRGEG, encoded by the coding sequence ATGTCCGAATCTGTAATTCAATTTAATGAATTAGCACTTAACGAAAACATCCTTTCAGCTCTTGATAGCATGGGTTTCGTATCTCCAACTCCAATCCAAGCGGCAGCAATTCCTCTTCTTCTTGAAGGTAAAGACGCACTAGGTAAAGCACAGACAGGTACTGGTAAAACAGCAGCTTTCTCTCTGCCTCTACTGAACAAAATCAACCTAAACCAACACAAACCACAAGCAATCATCATGGCTCCTACTCGTGAGCTAGCGATCCAAGTTGCTGCAGAAATCAAAAACCTTGGTCGTGATATCAAAGGCCTTAAGGTTATTGAAATCTACGGTGGTGCTTCAATCGTTGACCAAATGCGCGCTCTAAGCCGAGGTGCTCACATTGTTGTTGGTACACCGGGTCGTGTTAAAGACTTACTAACTCGTGACCGTCTACACCTAGATGAAGCACACACATTTGTTCTTGATGAAGCAGATGAAATGCTAAAAATGGGCTTCGTAGATGACGTTACTTGGATCCTTGAGCAAGCTCCAGAATCTGCACAACGTGTACTATTCTCTGCAACTATGCCTCCAATGGTTAAGACTATCGTTGATCGTTACCTACGTAACCCTGCGAAAGTTGATGTTGCTGGTACTAACCACACAGTTGACAAAGTAGCGCAGAACTTCTGGGTTGTTAAAGGTGTAGAGAAAGACGAAGCAATGTCTCGTCTTCTTGAAACTGAAGAGACTGACGCGTCAATCGTATTCGTACGTACTCGTCAAGACACTGAGCGTCTAGCTGACTGGCTATCTGCACGTGGCTTCAAAGCTGCTGCTCTGCACGGTGATATTCCTCAGTCTCTACGTGAGCGTACTGTTGATCACATCAAAGAAGGTGTTATCGATATCCTAGTAGCAACTGACGTTGTTGCACGTGGTCTTGACGTTCCACGTATTACTCACGTATTCAACTACGACATCCCATTCGATGTTGAGTCTTACATCCACCGTATCGGTCGTACTGGCCGTGCTGGACGTAAAGGTAAAGCGATCCTTCTAGTTCGCACTAACCAAATTCGTATGCTTCGCACTATCGAGCGTGTAACTAAGTCATCAATGGAAGAAATCCAACTTCCTCTACGTGACAAAGTAGCAGAAGCTCGTCTAGCTAAACTTGGTGCTGAGCTTGAAGCTGAGAAAGAGCACAAGTCTCTAGAAAACTTCGCTGAGCTAGTTGCTAAGCTACAAGAAAACCTAGAGATCGACCCAACGACTCTTGCTGCAATGCTTCTTAAGCGCCAACAAGGCAAGCGTCCACTGTTCTACATTGGCGAAGACCCAATGATCGCTGCTATCGAGCGCGATAAGAACCGTCGTAAAGAACGTCGTGAAAACCGCGATCGTGACGGTGGCCGTGGTGGTCGTGACTTCAGCAACCAAGACTGGGATACATACCAGCTTCAAGTTGGTCGCGAGCAAGGCGTTCAAGTTAAAGACATCGTTGGCGCTCTAGCAAACGAACTAGGCCTAACTAAAGGTTCTATCGGTGCTATCAAGCTTGACCAAGGTTCAACTTACGTTCAACTGCCAAAAGCAATGAACTCTGAAACTGCGGGTAAACTAAGCAAGCTACGCATTCGTCAAAAAGAAGCTGGCGCTGTTGTTGTTGATTTCAACGACTTCCGTGAGCCTCGTCGTGGCGGTGGTCGTGATGGCAACCGTGGCGGTCGTGATGGCGGTCGCGGTGGTTACCGTGGCAACCGTGATGGTAACCGCGAAGGCGGTCGTGGTGGCTACCGTGGTAACCGTGACGGCAACCGCGATGGTAACCGTGAAGGCGGCCGTGATGGCGAGCGTCGTTTCGACCGTAACCGTGGTGGCGACCACCGTGGTAACTACCGTGGCGAACGTGGTCATGGTAACGGTAATGGCGGCCGTGGTCGTCGCAATGACCGTGGCGAAGGTTAA
- a CDS encoding putative bifunctional diguanylate cyclase/phosphodiesterase — MSIFAAVLVTLGIIILGIGLVFAHKICHITEKRGWKLLSGLIVGFVIGYSLFLDALLVLDNIDSLVVGVSLILFFGSVFVVTVVRFSLASITELNQKAIEEHYNARHDLLTGLPNRCYCLQEMSSRIEQHSPFTVLMFDVVNFKQVNDALGHHCGDQLLIQLGQRIQKLTKSDELLTRLGGDEFVVITNRNSQFELNQLVSYIELALKELFIVGQFEVSTSVVFGSSHYPSDAKDMAQLLNFADISMYQAKSQGLSLISYQPTMIEGARQNLSIASQIQHALDDNQFKLYYQPIVCPRTEQVIEFEALIRWQSDSGEFISPAQFIPIAEQSNKITDITLWVIKQVFGDLERFQAQNISVPIHINLSAKDIIGGKVFKLLAQASAANPNITKSIVIEITETAAIRDIPNSQSRLERIKQLGYRISLDDFGTGYSSLARLSELPIDQIKIDRSFIQDIVHNEKNRTIVETSIALAHGLKFDVIVEGVENRETLDTLMAMNCDLIQGYLYSAPKPLPSIINWTQQFHSSDKLPLAF, encoded by the coding sequence TTGTCTATTTTTGCTGCTGTATTAGTCACCCTAGGTATCATCATTCTAGGCATTGGACTGGTTTTTGCGCATAAGATTTGCCACATCACAGAGAAAAGAGGGTGGAAGCTTTTATCAGGGCTGATCGTCGGTTTTGTTATCGGCTATAGTCTTTTTTTAGATGCACTTTTAGTATTGGACAACATCGACTCACTGGTGGTGGGTGTTTCTCTGATCCTGTTCTTTGGCAGTGTCTTTGTGGTTACCGTCGTACGCTTTAGCTTAGCTTCTATTACCGAACTCAATCAGAAAGCCATTGAGGAGCACTACAACGCCCGTCATGACCTTCTTACTGGCTTACCCAACAGGTGCTATTGCCTACAAGAAATGTCTAGCCGCATTGAGCAACACTCACCTTTTACGGTTTTGATGTTTGATGTGGTGAACTTCAAACAAGTGAATGATGCACTTGGGCATCACTGCGGTGATCAACTGCTTATTCAACTAGGCCAGCGAATTCAAAAGCTGACCAAGTCTGATGAACTACTCACTCGCTTGGGAGGGGATGAATTTGTAGTCATCACCAATCGTAACTCTCAGTTCGAACTAAACCAGCTTGTCAGTTACATTGAACTCGCCTTAAAAGAGCTGTTCATCGTCGGGCAGTTCGAGGTATCAACGAGCGTGGTATTTGGCTCGAGTCACTATCCAAGCGATGCGAAAGATATGGCGCAGTTGCTGAACTTTGCCGACATCAGTATGTATCAAGCAAAGAGCCAAGGCTTAAGCCTTATCTCTTATCAACCAACCATGATAGAAGGGGCGAGACAAAACCTCTCTATTGCTAGTCAGATACAGCATGCATTGGACGACAACCAGTTCAAGCTCTACTACCAACCGATTGTTTGTCCTCGAACTGAGCAAGTCATCGAGTTTGAGGCTCTGATTCGCTGGCAGTCAGATTCGGGCGAGTTTATCTCTCCTGCTCAATTTATTCCTATCGCAGAACAGAGCAATAAGATCACTGACATTACGTTGTGGGTAATTAAACAGGTATTTGGGGATCTTGAACGCTTTCAGGCTCAAAACATATCTGTGCCTATCCACATTAACTTATCAGCAAAAGACATAATCGGCGGCAAGGTCTTTAAGTTACTCGCGCAGGCGTCTGCTGCGAATCCAAATATCACGAAAAGCATAGTCATTGAGATTACAGAAACGGCCGCCATTCGTGACATCCCAAATAGCCAATCCCGCTTAGAACGTATTAAACAGTTAGGCTATCGCATTAGTTTGGATGATTTCGGCACAGGCTACTCTTCACTGGCTCGCTTGAGTGAATTACCGATAGATCAAATCAAGATCGACCGCAGCTTTATCCAAGACATCGTTCACAATGAAAAAAATAGAACCATCGTCGAAACGTCCATTGCGCTGGCACATGGGTTAAAATTTGATGTGATTGTTGAGGGTGTCGAAAACAGAGAGACGCTAGATACGTTAATGGCGATGAACTGCGATCTGATTCAAGGCTATCTGTACAGTGCTCCAAAGCCGCTACCAAGTATTATCAATTGGACACAGCAGTTCCATTCGAGTGATAAGCTTCCCCTCGCCTTCTAG
- a CDS encoding acetate/propionate family kinase, with protein sequence MSNSFVLVINSGSSSLKFAVIDSVTGDAVVSGLGECFGLPEAVISWKHNGEKVEEAITAPDNHHQHAITRIVALMETLGFSSDLVAVGHRIVHGGEKFTSTVRINDEVLAEIESLSDLAPLHNPAGAKGIEASMQAFPHLPQFAVFDTAFHQTMPQKAFTGAISGELYKEYGIRRYGFHGTSHYFVSREAAKMLNKPVEEASFISVHLGNGASVCAIENGKSVDTSMGFTPLAGLMMGTRSGDLDPGVIEFLIKKGWTTEKVFDTLNKKSGFLGVSGLTSDARGILEAMENGHEGAKLAFEVFTYRVAKYIGSYMIPLSSLDAVIFTGGIGENSLPIRREILANLKLLGFVEDEKGNEDARFGAAGVIAKSELLDAVAMVIPTNEEFVIAKQSVELL encoded by the coding sequence ATGTCTAATTCGTTTGTTCTGGTTATTAACTCAGGTAGTTCTTCTCTTAAATTCGCTGTTATCGATTCAGTAACAGGTGATGCAGTTGTTAGTGGCTTAGGCGAGTGTTTTGGCCTTCCAGAAGCGGTAATTAGTTGGAAACATAATGGTGAGAAAGTTGAAGAAGCGATTACGGCTCCTGACAACCACCACCAACATGCAATTACTCGTATCGTTGCACTAATGGAAACACTTGGTTTCTCAAGCGATCTTGTTGCTGTTGGTCACCGCATCGTTCACGGTGGCGAGAAATTTACTTCTACGGTTCGTATTAACGATGAAGTACTGGCTGAAATCGAAAGCCTGTCTGACCTAGCGCCACTGCACAACCCAGCAGGTGCAAAAGGCATTGAAGCTTCTATGCAAGCTTTTCCTCACCTTCCTCAGTTTGCCGTATTTGACACAGCGTTCCACCAAACAATGCCGCAAAAAGCATTTACTGGTGCGATTTCTGGTGAGCTTTACAAAGAATACGGTATCCGTCGTTACGGCTTCCACGGTACAAGCCACTACTTTGTTAGCCGTGAAGCTGCAAAAATGCTGAACAAACCCGTTGAAGAAGCGAGCTTCATCTCTGTTCACCTAGGTAACGGTGCGTCAGTTTGTGCGATTGAAAACGGTAAATCAGTAGATACATCTATGGGCTTTACGCCGCTAGCGGGTCTAATGATGGGTACTCGTTCTGGTGACCTAGACCCAGGTGTTATCGAGTTCCTAATCAAGAAAGGTTGGACGACTGAAAAAGTATTCGACACGCTAAACAAGAAGTCTGGTTTCCTTGGCGTATCTGGCCTAACTTCTGATGCACGCGGCATCCTAGAAGCGATGGAGAACGGTCACGAAGGCGCTAAGCTAGCGTTTGAAGTCTTCACTTACCGTGTTGCAAAATACATCGGTTCTTACATGATCCCTCTAAGCAGCCTAGATGCAGTAATCTTCACTGGTGGTATCGGTGAAAACTCTCTACCAATCCGTCGCGAGATTCTAGCGAACCTGAAACTTCTAGGTTTTGTTGAAGACGAGAAGGGTAACGAAGATGCACGCTTTGGCGCAGCAGGCGTTATCGCGAAGTCTGAGCTTCTAGACGCAGTAGCAATGGTTATCCCAACCAATGAAGAATTCGTGATTGCTAAGCAGTCAGTAGAGCTTCTGTAA
- a CDS encoding Crp/Fnr family transcriptional regulator — translation MDAAYDPYASFNLLLSEDLYPALYKSFMTTPHRKTYKAGEQIVFQHVELDKMGFILMGEAEIEIVSDDGDLLIPEKFSSNSLINAVSFIDGCSSPAAVVAVSECTVLFIPYSKLRADADLCREATLIAGLCAASLYRIAEKLLSTALLLPLSERVLQRLERLKTEGNQVSITAEKLASYLAVSKHRVHRVLNSLEQEGLIVNTYGSVQLVDR, via the coding sequence ATGGATGCTGCGTATGACCCATATGCATCTTTCAATCTGTTGTTAAGTGAAGATTTATATCCGGCTCTTTATAAATCGTTCATGACGACACCGCATAGAAAAACCTATAAAGCAGGGGAGCAGATAGTCTTTCAACACGTAGAGCTTGATAAGATGGGCTTTATACTGATGGGTGAAGCGGAGATCGAAATTGTCTCTGATGATGGTGATTTACTTATCCCTGAAAAGTTTTCCTCTAATAGTCTGATCAATGCAGTGTCGTTCATAGATGGTTGTAGTTCTCCTGCTGCAGTCGTGGCGGTCAGTGAATGCACAGTGTTATTTATTCCATATTCGAAGCTACGAGCCGATGCTGATCTGTGTCGTGAAGCAACCTTGATTGCAGGTTTATGTGCCGCTTCTTTGTATCGAATAGCCGAAAAACTGCTGTCTACGGCTTTGCTGTTACCTTTGAGCGAAAGGGTTTTGCAAAGGCTAGAGCGCCTAAAAACGGAAGGTAATCAAGTCTCTATTACAGCGGAAAAATTAGCTTCCTATTTGGCCGTCAGCAAACATAGGGTGCATAGAGTACTCAATAGCCTTGAACAGGAAGGTTTAATCGTCAATACATATGGAAGTGTTCAACTAGTCGATAGGTAG
- a CDS encoding alkyl sulfatase dimerization domain-containing protein, translating into MSKLSKLAVVMSAVLSTSVMASTSLSVSDNSVVSPTGAVVAESLNAKDGQYTDGAYEVAPGVWSLTGMGMDNVNVVETENGIVVFDGGLSKAYAEKAMSMLPENIAKQPVVGLIYTHWHYIVGAGNWNISEDTIVVAHENHKAELGAALSTDSPMSNVRQIRGGIQLGSFLPAEGPDSPSVTGLVNVNFTPEEMKSYTPPNKLVGDEETSIVIDGMEFITHQAHTDTLDGLSIYIPEKKASVDNTFWAHGLFNYSTLRGDRWRDIGHMETAIEWLLSKDIEHSLKVHGKPVTGEVFKEQLEHQLIATRALVSETEKAIGAGMSPDELQYSVTIPEEIADSPWVAENYGEWSYHVRRYYNHVMHWFGNDSIDLHPLPRNLEAEKLVEAMGGTGKVIELAKQAQTDNDHQWAAQLATYAIRSGDEAAKQVKADSLRAMAQKATASNTRNWMLTHALVLEGKVELPMVLTGEY; encoded by the coding sequence ATGTCTAAATTATCTAAATTAGCTGTCGTGATGTCAGCAGTACTATCCACTTCTGTAATGGCAAGCACTTCACTATCTGTCAGTGATAATAGTGTGGTAAGCCCTACTGGTGCTGTTGTGGCAGAAAGCCTAAATGCTAAAGATGGACAGTACACAGATGGTGCTTACGAAGTGGCACCAGGTGTTTGGTCACTAACCGGTATGGGAATGGACAATGTAAACGTTGTTGAAACTGAAAACGGTATTGTTGTTTTTGATGGTGGTTTAAGCAAAGCATACGCTGAGAAAGCCATGTCTATGCTACCAGAGAACATAGCAAAACAACCTGTAGTAGGCCTGATTTACACTCACTGGCATTACATTGTTGGTGCTGGTAACTGGAATATTTCTGAAGACACCATTGTTGTCGCGCACGAAAACCACAAGGCAGAGCTAGGTGCTGCGCTGTCTACTGATTCACCTATGTCGAACGTCCGACAAATCCGTGGTGGAATCCAACTTGGTTCGTTTCTACCTGCAGAAGGTCCAGATTCACCGTCTGTGACAGGCCTTGTGAATGTTAACTTTACACCTGAAGAGATGAAATCTTACACCCCACCAAATAAGTTAGTTGGTGACGAAGAAACCTCAATTGTTATTGATGGTATGGAGTTTATTACTCACCAAGCACACACTGACACACTTGATGGACTCAGCATCTACATACCAGAGAAAAAAGCGAGTGTAGATAATACTTTCTGGGCTCATGGTCTGTTCAACTACTCAACCCTACGTGGCGACCGTTGGCGTGATATTGGCCACATGGAAACCGCTATCGAATGGCTGCTGTCTAAAGATATTGAACACAGTCTTAAAGTGCATGGAAAACCAGTCACAGGTGAGGTGTTTAAAGAGCAACTCGAACATCAGTTAATTGCTACACGCGCATTAGTTTCAGAGACAGAAAAGGCCATTGGTGCTGGTATGTCGCCTGACGAACTTCAGTACTCAGTGACTATTCCAGAAGAAATCGCTGACTCTCCTTGGGTGGCAGAAAACTATGGTGAGTGGTCGTATCATGTACGTCGTTACTACAACCATGTTATGCATTGGTTCGGAAACGACTCTATTGATCTTCATCCACTACCGAGAAACCTTGAAGCTGAGAAATTGGTAGAAGCCATGGGCGGTACGGGTAAGGTCATTGAACTCGCTAAACAAGCGCAAACAGATAATGATCATCAATGGGCAGCACAGCTTGCGACTTATGCCATCCGATCTGGAGACGAAGCCGCAAAACAAGTTAAAGCTGACTCTCTAAGAGCAATGGCTCAGAAAGCAACGGCATCTAATACCCGTAACTGGATGCTTACACACGCTTTGGTGCTAGAAGGGAAAGTTGAACTGCCAATGGTTCTAACTGGCGAGTATTAA